One Megamonas hypermegale genomic window carries:
- a CDS encoding dihydroorotate dehydrogenase electron transfer subunit has product MKKLVVVGKILVNEAINVNVKRMVIDAPQIADLAQPGQFVHVKKMDSVNFLRRPFSIADVNKDEGTITLIYRIVGKGTAEYSELKVGEQFNILGPIGNGFELKSGRPLLIGGGVGIAPLIYLARKLKDEKPILLIGGKNKDEVFWKDYLEEFADKIYITTDDGSVGFKGFTIQLLPQILAENKIEHIYTCGPNIMMEGVAKLAHEQDIDCQVSLEKRMACGIGVCLGCTFEGKLTKKRRKVCTEGPVFPSKEVF; this is encoded by the coding sequence TTGAAAAAGCTCGTAGTAGTTGGCAAAATTTTAGTTAATGAAGCCATTAATGTTAATGTGAAGCGCATGGTTATAGATGCACCACAAATTGCTGATTTAGCACAGCCTGGACAATTTGTGCATGTAAAAAAAATGGACAGCGTTAATTTTTTACGTCGTCCATTTAGTATTGCTGATGTGAATAAAGATGAAGGTACTATTACTTTAATTTATCGTATTGTAGGTAAAGGAACAGCTGAATATTCTGAACTTAAAGTAGGAGAACAATTCAATATCTTAGGACCAATCGGCAATGGTTTTGAATTAAAATCCGGCAGACCATTATTGATTGGTGGCGGTGTTGGTATCGCTCCACTCATCTATTTAGCTCGTAAATTAAAAGATGAAAAACCGATTTTATTAATCGGTGGTAAAAATAAAGATGAAGTTTTCTGGAAAGATTATTTAGAAGAATTTGCTGATAAAATCTACATCACAACAGATGATGGTTCTGTTGGTTTCAAAGGTTTTACAATTCAGCTTTTACCACAGATTTTAGCAGAAAACAAAATCGAACATATCTACACTTGCGGCCCAAATATAATGATGGAAGGTGTAGCTAAACTTGCTCATGAACAAGATATTGACTGTCAAGTTTCATTAGAAAAACGCATGGCTTGCGGTATCGGTGTTTGTCTTGGTTGTACTTTTGAAGGCAAATTGACAAAGAAAAGACGCAAGGTTTGCACAGAAGGACCTGTATTTCCATCTAAGGAGGTTTTTTAA
- a CDS encoding dihydroorotate dehydrogenase, with amino-acid sequence MNLAVKIGNLELKNPVMGASGTFGFGKEYEDFLDVNEIGAIVTKGVTPKPRAGNPGVRIAETPAGMLNCIGLENPGVDAFICDILPKIKKYNTAVIVNISASTVEEYAEMAWRLDIDGVDAVEVNISCPNVKEGGIVFGTDPKAAAAVTRAVKTHTSKTVIVKLSPNVTDITVMAKAVEEAGADAISMINTLTGMVIDINTRKPLLGNITGGLSGPAVKPVAVRMVWQVAKVVKIPIIGMGGITCAEDAIEFMLAGATAVAVGAYNFVDPSALKVVADGIADYMKKHNIEDVNELIGAVQA; translated from the coding sequence ATGAATTTAGCTGTAAAGATTGGTAATCTTGAATTAAAAAATCCTGTAATGGGTGCTTCAGGAACTTTTGGTTTTGGTAAAGAATATGAAGATTTTCTCGATGTAAATGAAATCGGTGCAATCGTAACAAAAGGTGTTACACCAAAACCGCGTGCTGGCAATCCAGGCGTTAGAATTGCAGAAACTCCTGCTGGTATGCTTAACTGTATCGGTCTTGAAAATCCGGGTGTAGATGCTTTTATCTGTGATATCTTACCTAAAATAAAAAAATACAATACAGCTGTTATTGTAAATATTTCAGCAAGCACAGTAGAAGAATATGCTGAAATGGCATGGCGTTTAGATATTGATGGCGTAGATGCTGTAGAAGTAAATATTTCTTGTCCGAACGTAAAAGAAGGCGGTATCGTTTTCGGCACAGACCCAAAAGCAGCCGCTGCTGTAACTCGTGCAGTAAAAACGCATACAAGCAAAACTGTAATTGTAAAATTATCACCAAATGTAACGGATATCACTGTTATGGCAAAAGCTGTTGAAGAAGCTGGCGCAGATGCAATTTCTATGATAAATACTTTAACTGGTATGGTAATTGATATAAATACAAGAAAACCACTTTTAGGCAATATAACTGGCGGACTTTCTGGCCCAGCTGTAAAACCAGTAGCAGTACGCATGGTATGGCAAGTTGCAAAAGTTGTTAAAATTCCTATCATTGGCATGGGTGGCATCACTTGTGCTGAAGATGCTATCGAATTTATGCTTGCAGGAGCAACCGCTGTAGCTGTTGGTGCTTATAATTTCGTTGACCCATCTGCTTTAAAAGTTGTAGCTGATGGCATTGCAGATTATATGAAAAAACACAATATTGAAGATGTAAATGAACTTATAGGAGCAGTACAAGCTTAA